A genomic segment from Salinigranum rubrum encodes:
- a CDS encoding AAA family ATPase — translation MSLNILDPTNADIVPILGAILLVDLAYAAFHSRKWFPDYGWKGRAIEAVLITTPVTLWFLTIGSQPGDPVENYLSALILSFVAIVLAFVLFLITGRVLGPPPIATGWLFTIPAVFVLVAVGGIIEMVAPGVDATMGDYIEVAGWELAMTFGAAIALGFIDRCREQHKAESDSDPLNPQWDKPFPVKSASSPSSKTRRPSTPPGEQTTYGHGASSGQNLDSQIHRSRQRLADLTYDWRDSETSFSDIGGYYDLKNALREDVLEPLRAAQRGDDRYSRFGIEPERGILLYGPPGTGKTMFAKALAGELNIPFVELSPADVTSMWVNESSDQVKTLFSEANEIGQCIIFLDEAEHLFGAREHTAKSAHAEDRKVTSEFLAQLTRDDREAIVVSATNRPGDIDRAILRPGRLTAHFEVGLPDEEARHAILKTHLNDIPSRVSGDEFAALARHTGGLTGADLANLVGQARRSAAHRDAGAVTREDFPSEDALEELSAELAATHETGELPDADDGSDTETTDSPEAKAGVRADDEGDSGPDGPVRGYQ, via the coding sequence TTGACCCCACCAACGCAGACATCGTTCCGATTCTAGGAGCGATATTACTCGTCGACCTCGCATACGCAGCCTTCCACTCTAGGAAGTGGTTCCCGGACTACGGTTGGAAGGGTAGAGCCATCGAAGCGGTTCTCATCACGACGCCCGTCACCTTGTGGTTCCTAACGATTGGTTCCCAGCCTGGCGATCCAGTTGAGAACTATCTGTCGGCGCTCATATTGAGCTTCGTTGCGATAGTGCTTGCTTTCGTTCTATTCCTCATTACCGGCCGGGTGCTAGGCCCACCGCCGATTGCGACAGGATGGCTATTCACCATCCCCGCAGTATTTGTACTAGTTGCAGTCGGGGGTATCATCGAAATGGTCGCCCCGGGAGTAGACGCCACCATGGGCGATTACATCGAGGTCGCTGGGTGGGAGTTGGCGATGACCTTTGGCGCAGCCATAGCACTCGGCTTCATCGACAGATGTCGCGAGCAACATAAAGCCGAGTCCGACTCCGACCCCCTGAATCCGCAGTGGGACAAACCATTCCCTGTAAAATCAGCGTCGAGCCCCAGCTCGAAGACTCGTCGGCCAAGCACTCCCCCCGGCGAACAGACCACGTATGGGCATGGAGCATCCAGCGGGCAGAATTTGGATTCTCAGATCCACAGGTCTCGACAGCGACTCGCAGACTTGACGTACGATTGGAGAGATTCGGAGACGTCGTTCAGCGATATTGGCGGCTACTACGACCTGAAGAACGCCCTTCGTGAAGACGTGCTCGAGCCACTCCGAGCGGCACAGCGAGGGGATGATCGCTACTCACGATTCGGTATCGAACCGGAGCGCGGCATCCTCCTGTATGGTCCTCCGGGGACAGGGAAGACGATGTTCGCGAAAGCGCTCGCCGGAGAATTAAACATCCCGTTCGTGGAGCTGTCGCCGGCGGACGTGACGAGTATGTGGGTCAACGAAAGCAGCGACCAGGTCAAGACGCTGTTCAGCGAGGCCAACGAGATCGGGCAGTGTATCATCTTCCTCGACGAGGCGGAACATCTCTTCGGCGCTCGCGAACACACCGCCAAGAGTGCCCACGCCGAAGACCGGAAGGTCACGAGTGAGTTCCTTGCGCAACTCACGCGGGATGACCGAGAGGCGATTGTGGTCTCGGCCACGAACCGACCGGGTGATATCGACCGGGCGATTCTCCGACCGGGTCGCCTGACGGCACACTTCGAGGTTGGCCTCCCCGACGAAGAGGCCCGCCACGCGATACTCAAGACCCATCTCAACGACATACCCTCGAGAGTGTCGGGCGATGAGTTCGCGGCGCTGGCCCGTCACACAGGCGGGTTGACTGGCGCTGATCTCGCGAATCTCGTCGGGCAGGCTCGCCGGAGTGCGGCACACCGGGACGCGGGCGCGGTCACTCGCGAGGACTTCCCTTCGGAGGACGCTCTCGAGGAGCTGTCGGCGGAGTTAGCAGCAACGCACGAGACGGGCGAACTCCCAGACGCCGACGACGGGTCGGATACTGAGACTACCGACTCACCGGAAGCGAAAGCGGGCGTGCGAGCGGATGATGAGGGAGATTCCGGACCCGACGGCCCTGTTCGCGGCTACCAGTAG